A region from the Naumannella halotolerans genome encodes:
- the cydB gene encoding cytochrome d ubiquinol oxidase subunit II has translation MDLAFVWFILLAVLWTGYFVLEGFDFGVGVLLKPLAKNEKERRVMINTIGPVWDGNEVWLLTAGGATFAAFPEWYATMFSGFYLPLLVILLALILRGVAFEYRHKRSDGNWQRNWERCIIIGSFVPALLWGVAFANLVQGVPIGADRNFTGSVLDLLSPYTLLGGLLTLGVFVTHGAVFLSLKTLGDLRHRARTFAVRTGLVTAVIAVAFIVWTAVAYSSTVWTWIVGGIVAVAFLAGLAAVARGREGWAFLFDSVAIAAFVAMLFVTLFPNVMVSSLNPEWNLTIANASATPYTLQIMSIAALVMTPVVIAYQAWTYWVFRRRLGTQHMPATDH, from the coding sequence ATGGATCTCGCATTTGTCTGGTTCATCCTGCTCGCGGTCCTGTGGACCGGCTACTTCGTGCTCGAGGGTTTCGACTTCGGCGTCGGTGTGCTGCTCAAGCCGCTGGCGAAGAACGAGAAGGAACGCCGGGTGATGATCAACACCATCGGACCGGTCTGGGACGGCAACGAGGTCTGGTTGCTGACCGCCGGTGGTGCCACCTTCGCCGCCTTCCCGGAGTGGTACGCCACCATGTTCAGCGGCTTCTACCTGCCGCTGCTGGTGATCCTGCTGGCCCTGATCCTGCGCGGCGTGGCCTTCGAGTACCGGCACAAGCGCAGCGACGGCAACTGGCAGCGCAATTGGGAACGCTGCATCATCATCGGTTCGTTCGTACCGGCCCTGCTGTGGGGCGTCGCCTTCGCCAACCTGGTCCAAGGGGTGCCGATCGGGGCGGACCGGAACTTCACCGGCAGTGTGCTCGACTTGCTCAGCCCGTACACCCTGCTGGGCGGCCTGCTGACCCTGGGCGTCTTCGTCACCCACGGTGCAGTGTTCCTGTCGCTGAAGACCCTGGGCGACCTGCGCCACCGCGCGCGTACCTTCGCGGTACGCACCGGCCTGGTCACCGCGGTGATCGCGGTCGCCTTCATCGTCTGGACCGCGGTGGCCTACTCCTCGACCGTGTGGACCTGGATCGTCGGTGGGATCGTCGCAGTGGCGTTCCTGGCCGGGCTGGCGGCTGTCGCCCGCGGCCGGGAGGGCTGGGCGTTCCTCTTCGACTCGGTGGCCATCGCCGCCTTCGTCGCGATGCTGTTCGTCACCTTGTTCCCCAATGTGATGGTCTCCTCGCTCAACCCCGAGTGGAACCTGACCATCGCCAACGCCTCGGCCACCCCCTACACACTGCAGATCATGTCGATCGCCGCACTGGTGATGACCCCTGTGGTGATCGCCTACCAGGCGTGGACATACTGGGTGTTCCGGCGCCGGCTGGGCACCCAGCACATGCCTGCCACCGATCACTGA
- the cydD gene encoding thiol reductant ABC exporter subunit CydD, which yields MAGPVDPRLLRRSRPTRSYIGALVGLGVAQSLVTIGQAWLLAVGISGMVAGGPWQLFGWQLLGVAGGFAVRALIAAGQQWAGHRASAAVKSQLRHDLLAARLQRPFDADTNGGKLITVVTEGVEALDGWFSGYLPQLVLAVVVPLTLLVAIGWADPISMGIMIVTLPLIPIFMILIGLVTKARMDARWRSDSRLAHHFADLLSGLTTLQIFGRARGQLTGLQRVEQQHRRATMQVLRIALISALVLEVLATLSVALVAVSIGLRVVEVEMSLLFGLFVLVLAPEAYLPLRQVGARYHDAADGMAAAEDAFALIDADADAPSGREKVDLATSTIELDRASLSPAPGVRPVISGLSMIIGPGSVVGIAGPSGVGKSTLVRTLLGQAPPVSGRLLIGGVEITEVDRDDLWRQIAWVEQNPGLLPGTIAENVAVGCPGAPAGRVRAALRRASAGFGDAATGGSVATGLHPDRMIADDGSGLSAGEVRRIALARALLKIDCGGAKLLLLDEPTAGLDATTEADVVAELAALGVTVAMVSHRSAALQVTDEVIELHGAEVPAGADPASDSGSAPVIAATSTAKVSDAVPVGKTDATGAGDALGTAAAAGGHPRDRAPQDRAEETPGEQTSLTRLADRMWLNGGWQRRLLWVGTTLLGTAAAGSAVALLGVSGWLLARASEHPPVLFLMVAVVGVRFFGLGRGVFRYAERLAGHHLGLRDQSELRIRTYDALSAAPAAGRRQGELVDRVVADVATSADRILRFRLPLAVAAAVSVAVVVFLAWSAPLVALVFALYAVVAGWWVPRLAVRLSRRQDSTIGALRGDLAEVAWRIHRNAPMLATHAAAGRELQLLDAADAQLVAAERRAATARAFSSLGQLLCLAIAWPLLVITAGMAAQSGQWGSIMIAAVALLPLGMHEVFLPLTETRQAGIRSGAAFQRVSQVISEANAQPPVSPVPALDRVGVETSGLVLQRGSLPPVDLDLRSGDRVVLVGPSGIGKSTLLATLLGQLPPASGSVRVGGKISCLSQDAHIFDTTVEENLRIGDPRAGADRLRQTLVEAGAPGLELDRRVGEHGSRISGGESRRLAFARVLAACPEVLLLDEPTEHLDVPTATALLRDVDASLPRAAMLVVSHQPDLILATWGASARVIDVTEPDWQLQWQASGFPSTKESHDQEGTR from the coding sequence ATGGCAGGACCTGTCGACCCACGACTGCTGCGTCGCAGTCGACCCACCAGGAGCTACATCGGCGCCCTCGTCGGGCTGGGCGTGGCGCAGTCCCTGGTCACGATCGGGCAGGCCTGGTTGCTGGCGGTCGGGATCTCCGGGATGGTCGCCGGCGGACCCTGGCAGCTCTTCGGTTGGCAATTGCTGGGGGTCGCCGGAGGGTTCGCGGTCCGGGCACTGATCGCGGCCGGGCAGCAATGGGCGGGTCATCGGGCCTCGGCGGCGGTGAAGTCGCAGCTGCGCCACGACCTGCTGGCCGCCCGGTTGCAGCGGCCGTTCGACGCCGACACCAATGGCGGGAAGCTGATCACGGTGGTCACCGAGGGGGTGGAGGCACTCGACGGGTGGTTCTCCGGTTACCTGCCGCAATTGGTGCTGGCGGTGGTCGTACCGCTCACCTTGTTGGTGGCGATCGGCTGGGCGGATCCGATCTCCATGGGGATCATGATCGTCACCTTGCCGCTGATCCCGATCTTCATGATCCTCATCGGTCTGGTCACCAAGGCCAGGATGGATGCCCGGTGGCGGTCGGATTCACGGCTGGCCCACCACTTCGCCGATCTGTTGTCGGGCCTGACGACCCTGCAGATCTTCGGCCGTGCCCGCGGTCAGCTGACCGGTCTGCAACGGGTCGAACAACAGCACCGGCGAGCCACCATGCAGGTTCTGCGAATCGCCCTGATCTCGGCCCTGGTGCTGGAGGTGCTGGCCACCTTGTCGGTGGCCTTGGTCGCGGTCAGCATCGGTCTGCGGGTGGTGGAGGTCGAGATGTCGCTGCTGTTCGGCCTGTTCGTGCTGGTCCTGGCGCCCGAGGCCTACCTGCCGCTGCGGCAGGTGGGGGCCCGCTACCACGATGCCGCCGACGGTATGGCCGCCGCCGAGGACGCCTTCGCCCTGATCGACGCCGATGCCGATGCCCCGTCCGGACGGGAGAAGGTCGATCTGGCCACGAGCACGATCGAACTGGACCGGGCCTCGTTGTCCCCGGCCCCGGGGGTACGACCGGTGATCAGCGGATTGTCGATGATCATCGGTCCCGGATCGGTGGTCGGGATCGCCGGTCCCAGCGGGGTGGGCAAGTCGACCCTGGTCCGTACCCTGCTCGGCCAGGCGCCGCCGGTCTCCGGCCGCTTGCTGATCGGCGGGGTGGAGATCACCGAGGTGGACCGGGACGACCTGTGGCGACAGATCGCCTGGGTGGAGCAGAACCCGGGGTTGCTGCCCGGGACCATCGCCGAGAACGTCGCCGTGGGCTGCCCCGGCGCCCCTGCCGGGCGGGTACGGGCAGCGCTGCGCCGCGCATCGGCCGGATTCGGCGATGCGGCCACGGGCGGATCGGTGGCGACCGGGTTGCACCCCGACCGGATGATCGCCGACGACGGCAGTGGACTGTCGGCCGGTGAGGTCCGCCGGATCGCCCTGGCCCGGGCGTTGTTGAAGATCGATTGCGGTGGCGCCAAGCTGCTGCTGCTGGACGAGCCGACCGCCGGCCTGGACGCGACGACCGAGGCCGATGTGGTGGCCGAGCTGGCGGCGCTCGGAGTGACCGTGGCGATGGTCAGTCACCGCAGCGCCGCCCTGCAGGTCACCGACGAGGTGATCGAGCTGCACGGCGCCGAGGTCCCGGCCGGCGCAGACCCCGCGTCCGACAGCGGCTCTGCCCCGGTCATCGCGGCGACTTCGACGGCGAAGGTCAGCGACGCCGTGCCGGTCGGGAAGACCGACGCCACGGGGGCCGGTGACGCCCTCGGCACGGCCGCAGCGGCCGGTGGCCATCCGCGGGACCGCGCCCCGCAGGACCGGGCCGAGGAGACCCCGGGTGAGCAGACCTCGCTGACCCGCCTGGCCGATCGGATGTGGCTCAACGGCGGCTGGCAGCGACGGCTGCTCTGGGTGGGTACGACCCTGCTCGGCACGGCCGCCGCAGGCTCGGCCGTGGCCCTGCTCGGGGTGTCGGGATGGCTGCTCGCCCGGGCCTCGGAGCACCCTCCGGTGCTGTTCTTGATGGTGGCCGTGGTGGGTGTCCGGTTCTTCGGTCTGGGCCGCGGAGTGTTCCGTTATGCCGAGCGACTCGCCGGTCATCATCTCGGACTTCGAGACCAGTCCGAGCTGCGGATACGTACCTACGACGCCCTCTCCGCAGCCCCCGCCGCCGGTCGGCGGCAGGGGGAACTGGTGGACCGGGTGGTCGCCGATGTGGCCACCTCCGCCGACCGGATCCTGCGCTTCCGATTGCCGCTGGCGGTGGCCGCCGCGGTGAGCGTCGCCGTGGTCGTCTTCCTGGCCTGGTCCGCCCCCTTGGTCGCTCTGGTCTTCGCCCTCTATGCGGTGGTCGCCGGCTGGTGGGTGCCCCGTCTGGCGGTCCGCCTCTCGCGGCGCCAGGACAGCACCATCGGAGCCCTGCGTGGTGACCTGGCCGAGGTGGCGTGGCGGATCCACCGCAATGCCCCGATGCTGGCCACCCATGCCGCAGCCGGCCGGGAGCTGCAGCTGCTGGATGCTGCCGATGCCCAGCTGGTGGCTGCCGAGCGTCGCGCTGCCACCGCGCGGGCGTTCAGCTCCTTGGGTCAGCTGCTGTGCCTGGCGATCGCCTGGCCGCTGCTGGTGATCACCGCGGGGATGGCGGCGCAGAGCGGCCAGTGGGGGTCGATCATGATCGCCGCCGTGGCTCTGCTGCCCCTGGGGATGCATGAGGTGTTCCTCCCGCTGACCGAGACCCGGCAGGCCGGAATCCGTTCTGGTGCAGCATTTCAGCGGGTTTCCCAGGTCATCTCCGAGGCGAATGCGCAACCACCGGTCAGCCCCGTACCGGCACTCGACCGGGTCGGTGTGGAGACCTCCGGGCTGGTTCTGCAGCGGGGTTCGCTACCGCCTGTTGATCTTGATCTGCGCAGCGGCGACCGGGTGGTCCTGGTCGGCCCCTCGGGGATCGGCAAGAGCACCCTGTTGGCCACCCTGCTCGGGCAGTTGCCGCCGGCCTCGGGTTCGGTCCGGGTGGGCGGCAAGATCAGCTGCCTCAGCCAGGATGCGCACATCTTCGACACCACGGTGGAGGAGAACCTGCGGATCGGTGATCCGCGGGCCGGTGCCGACCGGCTGCGACAGACCCTGGTCGAGGCCGGTGCCCCCGGTTTGGAGCTCGACCGTCGGGTGGGTGAGCACGGCAGCCGGATCTCCGGCGGGGAGTCGCGCCGGCTTGCCTTCGCCCGGGTGCTCGCCGCCTGCCCGGAGGTGCTGTTGCTGGACGAGCCGACCGAGCACCTGGACGTACCCACGGCCACCGCACTGCTGCGTGACGTGGATGCCTCACTGCCCCGGGCGGCGATGTTGGTGGTCAGCCACCAACCGGACCTGATTCTGGCGACATGGGGAGCTTCTGCGCGCGTCATCGACGTGACAGAACCGGATTGGCAGCTACAGTGGCAGGCGTCCGGTTTCCCATCGACAAAGGAATCTCATGACCAAGAAGGAACTCGTTGA
- a CDS encoding HU family DNA-binding protein encodes MTKKELVDAIAKGADLTQADADKALSAVVDAISGALTKGDKVAVPGFGTFEVREQAARSGRNPQTGETIQIAASKRAAFKPATQLKNAVSGK; translated from the coding sequence ATGACCAAGAAGGAACTCGTTGACGCGATCGCCAAGGGTGCGGATCTGACCCAGGCCGATGCTGACAAGGCGTTGAGCGCAGTGGTGGACGCGATCTCGGGTGCACTCACCAAGGGTGACAAGGTGGCCGTTCCCGGCTTCGGTACTTTCGAGGTACGCGAGCAGGCCGCCCGCTCGGGTCGCAACCCGCAGACCGGCGAGACCATCCAGATCGCCGCTTCGAAGCGCGCCGCCTTCAAGCCGGCCACCCAGCTGAAGAACGCCGTTTCCGGCAAGTGA
- a CDS encoding pyridoxamine 5'-phosphate oxidase family protein: MTMSADDLLRLHRKPDRAHDARADLDAVLDAMLIGTLSTVVDGLPWAVPTLYARDGDHLLLHGSTGAGAFRQVAAGAPAAFTVASLDAIVVADSLFDHSANYRSAVVRGQLEPVPEEEQWDALISLSERLLPGRPAEVVDMTRKELAATLTLRMPIIDGNWIVKIRSGGAGAADRDPEAWRGVVPLQEVWGDPVPEPDRVDQPLPDSVRRLRGTRN; this comes from the coding sequence ATGACCATGTCTGCCGACGATCTGCTGCGTCTGCACCGCAAACCCGACCGGGCCCATGATGCGCGCGCCGATCTGGACGCGGTACTCGACGCGATGCTGATCGGCACCTTGAGCACGGTGGTCGACGGCCTGCCCTGGGCCGTACCGACCCTGTACGCCCGCGACGGTGATCACCTGCTGTTGCACGGATCGACCGGAGCCGGGGCCTTCCGGCAGGTCGCCGCCGGCGCACCGGCAGCCTTCACCGTGGCCAGTCTGGACGCGATCGTGGTGGCCGACTCGTTGTTCGACCATTCGGCGAACTACCGGTCGGCGGTGGTCCGCGGGCAGCTGGAACCGGTGCCGGAGGAGGAGCAGTGGGATGCCTTGATCAGCTTGTCCGAGCGGCTGCTGCCCGGACGTCCGGCGGAGGTGGTCGACATGACCCGCAAGGAGCTGGCGGCGACCCTCACCCTGCGGATGCCGATCATCGACGGCAACTGGATCGTGAAGATCAGGAGCGGTGGTGCCGGTGCGGCCGATCGTGACCCCGAGGCATGGCGGGGAGTGGTTCCGCTGCAGGAGGTCTGGGGTGATCCGGTGCCGGAGCCGGACCGGGTCGACCAACCACTCCCGGACTCGGTCCGACGTCTGCGCGGAACCCGTAACTGA
- a CDS encoding mannitol dehydrogenase family protein — protein MSNDANAAAHLSNAALGALPEEVARPTYDRSSVTPGVMHFGVGNFHRSHQAMYIDALMNQGKALDWGICGVGVMPRDAQMRDALSHSDHLYTLVLKHPDGSRDVRVIGSIVDFLYAPDDPEKVIEQLASPQIRIVSLTVTEGGYNFDPSTGEFRLDNPAIAADLEGKAAPTTAFGLIVAGLKRRRERGIEPFTIMSCDNIQGNGEMAHKSFTAYAKADDPEFAQWLETHVSFPNSMVDRITPVTTDEDRAEVAELLGGVTDDWPVVAEPFTQWALEDSFPDGRPPLEDVGVQVVEDVEPYELMKLRLLNASHQGIAYFGWLLGYRLVDEAASDELLARYLRAYMDSEATPTLQPVPGVDLDQYKDTLIERFTNSEVRDTVARLAAESSDRIPKWLVPVIKENLAADRPVELSAAMVASWARYDEGVDEQGEPIEIVDQLADELKALAQQQADDRLAFVKNTKLFGDLAADERFTKPYVWALDSLRDNGARKTLELLVG, from the coding sequence GTGTCGAACGATGCCAATGCCGCCGCCCACCTGTCCAACGCCGCCCTGGGCGCTCTGCCCGAGGAGGTGGCCCGTCCGACCTACGACCGATCGTCGGTCACCCCGGGTGTGATGCACTTCGGCGTCGGCAACTTCCACCGGTCCCACCAGGCCATGTACATCGACGCCCTGATGAACCAGGGCAAGGCGCTGGACTGGGGGATCTGCGGTGTCGGGGTGATGCCCCGTGATGCGCAGATGCGGGACGCGCTGAGCCACAGCGACCACCTCTACACCCTGGTGCTGAAGCACCCCGATGGCAGCCGCGACGTCCGGGTGATCGGCTCGATCGTCGACTTCCTCTACGCACCCGACGACCCGGAGAAGGTGATCGAACAGCTCGCCTCACCGCAGATCCGGATCGTCTCCCTGACCGTCACCGAGGGTGGTTACAACTTCGACCCGAGCACCGGGGAGTTCCGGTTGGACAATCCGGCGATCGCCGCCGACCTGGAGGGGAAGGCTGCGCCGACCACCGCCTTCGGACTGATCGTGGCCGGGTTGAAGCGTCGTCGCGAACGCGGGATCGAGCCGTTCACGATCATGAGCTGCGACAACATCCAGGGCAACGGCGAGATGGCGCACAAGTCGTTCACCGCCTACGCCAAGGCTGACGACCCGGAGTTCGCCCAGTGGCTGGAGACCCACGTCTCCTTCCCCAACTCGATGGTCGACCGGATCACGCCGGTCACCACCGATGAGGATCGGGCCGAGGTGGCCGAACTGCTCGGCGGGGTCACCGACGACTGGCCGGTGGTCGCCGAACCGTTCACCCAGTGGGCCCTGGAGGATTCCTTCCCCGACGGTCGGCCGCCGTTGGAGGACGTCGGTGTGCAGGTGGTCGAGGATGTCGAACCGTACGAGTTGATGAAGCTCCGATTGCTGAATGCCAGCCACCAGGGCATCGCCTACTTCGGTTGGCTGCTGGGGTATCGCCTGGTCGACGAGGCCGCCTCGGACGAGCTGTTGGCCCGGTATCTGCGTGCCTACATGGATTCCGAAGCGACACCCACCCTGCAACCTGTCCCGGGTGTTGATCTTGACCAGTACAAGGACACCTTGATCGAACGGTTCACCAATTCCGAGGTACGCGACACCGTGGCGCGACTCGCCGCCGAGTCCTCGGACCGGATCCCGAAGTGGTTGGTGCCGGTGATCAAGGAGAACCTCGCAGCCGATCGCCCGGTGGAGTTGTCGGCGGCGATGGTCGCCTCTTGGGCACGCTACGACGAGGGTGTCGATGAACAGGGCGAGCCGATCGAGATCGTTGATCAACTGGCCGACGAGCTGAAGGCATTGGCCCAGCAGCAGGCCGATGATCGACTGGCGTTCGTGAAGAACACCAAGCTGTTCGGTGATCTTGCCGCCGACGAGCGCTTCACCAAGCCCTATGTCTGGGCGCTGGATTCCCTGCGGGACAACGGCGCCCGGAAGACCCTGGAGTTGCTGGTCGGCTGA
- the xylB gene encoding xylulokinase, with product MTDLVLGVDSSTQSCKALVVDAADGTIVDLQQVAHPDGTEVDPSAWDKAFAEAAAPQLSRVKAVAIGGQQHGMVCLDAEDRVVRPALLWNDTRSAPQAAELIAELGGPEESARRTGSVLVPSITSTKLRWLAENEPENAQRTATVLLPHDYLTWKLQADSRRLVTDRSEASGTGYFSPQLDGWDTELVEMALGKVPRLPEIVAPEAAAGETAAGVILGAGMGDNAAAALGLDLQPGQVLVSLGTSGVASTVAEAPVADPTGMVAGFADATGRWLPISVTLNCARILQFARRLLGVDNDRLAELALAAPAGANGTVLLPYLDGERTPNRPNARGTLHGLTTATTPEDIARAAFEAMLCSVADEIQALDRLTARPTTSVMMIGGATRSPAVKEIAPAVLGMSVSLPADGEYVARGAARQAAWALSGKAEPPQWPQPDSETHTAQATPEVLQAYRQVRDLTEDWT from the coding sequence GTGACCGATCTCGTATTGGGTGTCGATTCCTCCACCCAGTCCTGCAAGGCGCTGGTGGTCGATGCCGCCGACGGAACGATCGTCGATCTGCAGCAGGTGGCGCATCCCGACGGCACCGAGGTCGACCCGTCCGCCTGGGACAAGGCCTTCGCCGAGGCGGCAGCGCCGCAGCTCAGCCGGGTCAAGGCGGTCGCGATCGGCGGTCAGCAGCACGGCATGGTCTGTCTGGACGCCGAGGACCGGGTGGTACGCCCCGCGCTGCTGTGGAACGACACCCGTTCGGCCCCACAGGCCGCCGAGCTGATCGCCGAGCTGGGCGGGCCGGAGGAATCGGCGCGCCGGACCGGCAGTGTGCTCGTACCGTCGATCACTTCCACGAAACTGCGCTGGCTGGCCGAGAACGAGCCGGAGAACGCGCAGCGGACCGCAACCGTACTGCTCCCCCACGACTACCTGACCTGGAAGCTGCAGGCCGATTCCCGCCGCCTCGTCACCGACCGCTCCGAGGCCTCCGGCACCGGCTACTTCTCCCCGCAGCTCGACGGCTGGGACACCGAGCTGGTGGAGATGGCATTGGGCAAGGTGCCGAGGCTGCCCGAGATCGTGGCCCCGGAGGCCGCGGCGGGGGAGACCGCGGCGGGAGTGATCCTGGGTGCCGGCATGGGGGACAACGCCGCTGCCGCGCTCGGCCTGGACCTGCAACCGGGACAGGTGCTGGTCTCGCTCGGCACCTCCGGGGTCGCCAGCACGGTCGCCGAGGCCCCGGTGGCCGACCCGACCGGAATGGTCGCCGGATTCGCCGATGCGACCGGTCGCTGGCTGCCGATCTCGGTGACGCTGAACTGTGCCCGGATCCTGCAGTTCGCCCGCCGCTTGCTCGGTGTCGACAACGATCGCCTGGCCGAGCTGGCGCTGGCCGCCCCGGCGGGTGCGAACGGTACGGTGCTGCTGCCCTACCTCGACGGGGAACGGACGCCGAACCGGCCGAACGCCCGCGGAACGCTGCACGGCCTGACCACCGCCACCACCCCCGAGGACATCGCCCGGGCGGCCTTCGAGGCGATGCTGTGCTCGGTCGCCGACGAGATCCAGGCACTGGACCGGTTGACGGCTAGGCCGACCACCTCGGTGATGATGATCGGCGGCGCCACTCGTTCACCGGCGGTGAAGGAGATCGCACCGGCGGTGCTGGGGATGTCGGTGTCGCTGCCCGCCGATGGTGAGTACGTGGCGCGCGGGGCGGCTCGCCAAGCTGCCTGGGCGTTGTCCGGCAAGGCCGAGCCGCCGCAGTGGCCGCAGCCGGATTCGGAGACCCACACCGCCCAGGCGACCCCGGAGGTCCTGCAGGCCTACCGGCAGGTCCGCGACCTCACCGAGGACTGGACCTGA
- a CDS encoding MFS transporter, with protein sequence MDFFRALRRLWRHRLFRRLLALRVATQASDAAMQVGLAAYVLFSPNEQPDAGSIVAVLAITLLPFSLVGPFISPSLDRWNRRQVFVVTDMVRVVLTTGVAVLVVFGERSGLAMAAIYVLALLALSINRFMMAGMSAALARTVDPDEYLLASSTMPIVGPIGGAIGAGTAAAIRLIGGASMPTWQADALIFVAAAIGFAIGIQLALRIPRTALGPDPEEAELVPMRRQAGLVLGDLADAVRHLRERSTAGLGLLIVLAQRITYGMVTVSAILLYRNWFNTVDQVDTALAQLGIWLAATGAGYIAAAPIAPIIGRRFGVRNMLLAGIVLCAVVQLVPGSIFTQATLVIAAFFLGLGSQALKVGVDTLIQAQVDDEFKGRSFVLYDMIFNVALVTGGALVWWLFPSDGHTLAGFVALAVVFALIAAVFAVASRRIGVSVFDRGTERAIVGN encoded by the coding sequence GTGGATTTCTTCCGCGCATTGCGCCGGCTCTGGCGGCACCGGTTGTTCCGGCGACTGCTCGCACTCCGGGTCGCCACCCAGGCCAGTGACGCGGCGATGCAGGTGGGGCTCGCCGCCTACGTCCTGTTCTCCCCCAACGAGCAACCCGACGCGGGCTCGATCGTCGCCGTCCTGGCGATCACCTTGTTGCCGTTCTCCCTGGTGGGGCCGTTCATCTCGCCCAGTCTGGACCGCTGGAACCGGCGCCAGGTGTTCGTCGTCACCGACATGGTCCGGGTCGTGCTGACGACCGGGGTTGCCGTCCTGGTCGTCTTCGGCGAGCGTTCGGGGCTGGCGATGGCGGCCATCTACGTACTGGCCCTGCTGGCGCTCAGCATCAACCGGTTCATGATGGCCGGGATGTCGGCGGCGCTGGCCCGTACCGTCGATCCCGACGAGTACCTGCTGGCGTCCTCCACGATGCCGATCGTCGGTCCGATCGGTGGTGCCATCGGGGCCGGTACGGCAGCCGCGATCCGGCTGATCGGCGGAGCCTCGATGCCGACCTGGCAGGCGGATGCGCTGATCTTCGTCGCCGCCGCGATCGGTTTCGCGATCGGCATCCAGCTGGCGTTGCGGATCCCGCGTACCGCATTGGGTCCGGATCCGGAGGAGGCCGAACTGGTGCCGATGCGGCGCCAGGCCGGTCTGGTACTGGGGGATCTGGCCGACGCGGTTCGGCACCTGCGGGAACGCTCCACCGCCGGCCTCGGCCTGTTGATCGTGCTCGCCCAGCGGATCACCTACGGGATGGTCACGGTGAGCGCGATCCTGCTCTATCGGAACTGGTTCAACACCGTCGACCAGGTCGACACCGCACTCGCACAACTGGGGATCTGGCTGGCCGCCACCGGCGCCGGTTACATCGCCGCAGCACCGATCGCCCCGATCATCGGTCGCCGGTTCGGGGTCCGGAACATGCTGCTGGCCGGGATCGTGCTCTGTGCGGTGGTGCAGCTCGTACCGGGATCGATCTTCACCCAGGCGACCCTGGTGATCGCCGCCTTCTTCCTCGGCCTGGGGTCGCAGGCTTTGAAGGTCGGGGTGGACACGCTGATCCAGGCCCAGGTGGACGACGAGTTCAAGGGACGCTCGTTCGTGCTCTACGACATGATCTTCAATGTCGCCCTGGTCACCGGTGGCGCACTGGTCTGGTGGCTGTTCCCCAGCGACGGTCACACCCTGGCCGGGTTCGTCGCCCTGGCGGTGGTGTTCGCACTGATCGCCGCCGTCTTCGCCGTCGCTTCCCGGCGGATCGGTGTGAGCGTCTTCGACCGGGGCACCGAACGCGCGATCGTGGGCAACTGA